CTGTTATACCGAGGGCTTAGTGCCAGCCAAAACTCACTGGGCGCTACCTATTGATACTGGGCCGTTTTATGGTTACACCGTTAGACCAGGAGTCACTTTTACTTATTTGGGTTTAAAGACTGATGAGACTGCAGCAGTGCGATTTAATGGCCAGCCGAGTGAAAACTTATTTGTTGCGGGAGAGATGATGGCGGGTAATGTTCTTGGCAAAGGATATGCTGCTGGTATCGGCATGGCAATTGGCACTGTCTTTGGAAGAATTGCAGGCACCCAAGCTGCGCGCGCAGCGAAAAATCAATTACAGAATGCTCAGCATGCAAGAACTTAAGTTACTCATTCAAGAAGCCAAAGTACTTTCTACTCCGACACCAGTATCGGAAGCAGATCGCATGTTACAAATCTGTAACGCCTGTCGCTATTGCGAAGGATTTTGTGCAGTCTTTCCAGCAATGACGCGCCGAATTGAATTTACGCCTACCGTTGTTGTTAATTACTTAGCTAACCTGTGCCACAACTGCGGTGCATGTCTGCATGCTTGTCAATACGCTCCTCCTCATGAATTTGGCGTCAATATTCCTAAGGTGATGGCCCAGATTCGCAAAGAGACTTACGTCAATTACGCTTGGCCTCAATCCTTTGGCGGCCTGTATCAACAGAATGGCTTGGTAGTAGCGATGGCAACATCTCTCTCCCTCGCATTCTTTTTGATTCTGAGCGCATATTTAAACGGCTCGCTTTTCTTGGGTCAGTTAAGTGGTAACTTTTACGCCATTTTTTCGCACAATACGCTTGCCCTCATGTTTGGCATCGTATTCGCTTATGCGGCCCTCTCCTTGGCTATCGGCTTTACTCGTTTTTGGAAGGGAATTGATGCAGGAGTGATCACGACAAGTGCTGCAGCAGAAGCAACTCATGATGCGCTCACTTTGAAATACTTAGGCGGCGGACATGGCGAAGGTTGTAATAACGAGGACGATGCTTTTTCTCTTTGGAGAAAGCGTCTGCATCATTTCATGTTTTATGGATTTATGCTTTGTTTTGCGGCTACGAGTGTTGCTACGATCTACCATTATTTCTTGAATTTACATGCACCGTATGCCCTTACTAGCTTGCCTGTTGTATTAGGGACGCTAGGCGGCATAGGTTTGCTAATTGGCCCTGCTGGACTTTTCTATCTCAATCTACAAAGAAACTCAGCTCATGGCGATGTGGCTCAAAGACCAATGGATAGAGCATTTATTGCACTCTTATTTTTGATTAGCCTCTCGGGTCTGTTGTTGTTGATCTACCGAGATAGCAGTGCTATGCCACTTTTGCTATCTATTCACCTTGGTTTTGTGATGGGATTGTTCCTGACAATGCCCTACGGAAAGTTTGCTCATGGCTTTTATCGCACCGCAGCATTACTAAAGAACGCTATCGAGAAACGTCAAAAAAATTCAGCCCAATTTGGTTCTGACTAGACGTGACCCTCTATCACCCCTCAAATTGGGTGATAGAGGGTCAATTTAGTAACTCAAGTACAAAAATTGCCCTAAATCGGTATCATTTAGGGCTAATCACAGAAACCCCTAGGAAATTACTATGCCAGGCTTACTTCCAAATGTTGATCCAGATGGATTGCTAGAGTTCTCGGTTGTTTATACCGACCGCTCCTTAAATCACATGTCCGAGGAATTTAAGCGCGTGATGGTCGATATCTCTAGCGTATTAAAAGATGCTTACAACGCGAGCTCTGCAGTCATTGTTCCGGGTAGCGGCACTTTTGGCATGGAAGCAGTTGCTCGCCAATTTGCTAATAAGCAAAAATGTTTAGTTTTGCGTAACGGTTGGTTTAGCTATCGCTGGACCCAGATTTTTGACTTAGACCATATTTCTGATGATGTGACGGTGATCAAAGGCCGTCAGCTAGAAGATTCTGCACAAGGAGTATTTGCTCCTGCGCCAATCGAAGAAGTGGTGGCTTTTATCAAGAAAGAAAAGCCAGCAGTAGTGTTTGCTCCTCATGTTGAAACTTCGGCTGGCATTATCTTGCCCGATGACTATCTCAAGGCAGTAGGTGAAGCAGTTCGCTCTGTCAATGGATTATTTGTTTTGGATTGCATTGCCTCTGGCGCAATGTGGGTAGACATGAAGGCCTGCAATGTAGATGTATTAATTACGGCGCCTCAAAAAGGTTGGAGTAGTTCGCCTTGCTGTGCTTTGATTGCCTTAGGCGATAGAGCGCGTGAGCGTATTGACACAACTCAAAGCTCCAGCTTTTCTATGGATTTGAAAAAATGGTTGCAGATCATGGA
This genomic interval from Polynucleobacter necessarius contains the following:
- the tcuB gene encoding tricarballylate utilization 4Fe-4S protein TcuB, translating into MQELKLLIQEAKVLSTPTPVSEADRMLQICNACRYCEGFCAVFPAMTRRIEFTPTVVVNYLANLCHNCGACLHACQYAPPHEFGVNIPKVMAQIRKETYVNYAWPQSFGGLYQQNGLVVAMATSLSLAFFLILSAYLNGSLFLGQLSGNFYAIFSHNTLALMFGIVFAYAALSLAIGFTRFWKGIDAGVITTSAAAEATHDALTLKYLGGGHGEGCNNEDDAFSLWRKRLHHFMFYGFMLCFAATSVATIYHYFLNLHAPYALTSLPVVLGTLGGIGLLIGPAGLFYLNLQRNSAHGDVAQRPMDRAFIALLFLISLSGLLLLIYRDSSAMPLLLSIHLGFVMGLFLTMPYGKFAHGFYRTAALLKNAIEKRQKNSAQFGSD
- a CDS encoding aminotransferase class V-fold PLP-dependent enzyme; its protein translation is MPGLLPNVDPDGLLEFSVVYTDRSLNHMSEEFKRVMVDISSVLKDAYNASSAVIVPGSGTFGMEAVARQFANKQKCLVLRNGWFSYRWTQIFDLDHISDDVTVIKGRQLEDSAQGVFAPAPIEEVVAFIKKEKPAVVFAPHVETSAGIILPDDYLKAVGEAVRSVNGLFVLDCIASGAMWVDMKACNVDVLITAPQKGWSSSPCCALIALGDRARERIDTTQSSSFSMDLKKWLQIMEAYEKGGHVYHTTMPTDALKILRNVMKETQSLGFAALKAKQVELGGKVRELLVSKGYHSVSAKGFQAPGVVVSYTKDPDIQSGKKFIALGLQTAAGVPLQCDERPDFRTFRIGLFGLEKLGHVDRTVGHLAAALEKITEAEAQPA